The proteins below come from a single Acidobacteriota bacterium genomic window:
- a CDS encoding cupin domain-containing protein — MKRLKLAVLVCATVTLMLGDTTRKEIIACTPQQVRWFTPSYYTDGRERAQLFGDSSRGGAWIDRVRMPAGKRVLAHTHPQDELVTVIEGTWYVGQGTRFNSKELKAYPPGSFIVIPAGIAHFVEAKDGTVIVQLNGNGKFHTDYVEK; from the coding sequence ATGAAAAGGCTAAAGCTCGCAGTATTGGTCTGCGCCACAGTCACGCTGATGTTGGGGGATACGACCAGGAAAGAGATCATCGCGTGCACTCCGCAACAAGTGCGATGGTTCACGCCGTCGTACTACACCGATGGCCGCGAGCGAGCGCAGTTATTCGGCGACTCAAGCCGCGGCGGTGCATGGATCGATCGTGTCAGGATGCCCGCCGGCAAACGCGTCCTCGCGCATACGCACCCGCAGGACGAACTCGTCACGGTCATCGAAGGAACTTGGTATGTGGGCCAGGGAACAAGATTCAACTCCAAAGAGCTGAAAGCGTATCCGCCGGGCAGTTTCATCGTCATTCCGGCCGGCATAGCTCATTTTGTTGAGGCGAAGGACGGTACCGTAATCGTTCAACTCAACGGCAATGGCAAATTTCACACGGACTATGTTGAGAAATAG
- a CDS encoding IPT/TIG domain-containing protein codes for MSPFVAARSIRFVLAFVLLAVSPLLHAQYTEVHNFDWHQEGANPMGPALLTQGLDGSLYGTLQTQLSHDGSVFSIAPDGTVLDLYDFLGKPDGNTPQSGLSFGWDGNFYGATERGGTSDKGTVFKYRDGVMTILYNFTDGTDGAFPWAPPIQAPDGNIYGVTDNGTNPGKAYKINLSTGAFSVIATLPSQTIAPLILGTDGNLYGTTPNGGTFNQGTVFRLTTKGVLKIVHSFGTSGTEGKNPAGPVLQAADGKLYGTTNWGGANGFGSVFVMSATGGGYKTLHSFQAIEGENPPAGMVQGSDGFLYSVATRGGANSQGTLFKINTQGTTFTVLHDFGTSSGDTPMSTPVLHTNGIIYGTTNHGGSQQPAYGVLYSYDASLKPFISLVIITSGHVGDAAGILGQGFLSATGVTFGGGPGKLIPINDTAAIISPLAGAMTGPVKVSMPTGDLVTPQTFKVLPSISDFNPKSGPVGTVITITGMSLKQTTSVTIGRVVLGPGVFNVVSDTAVTATVPAGVTSPAKVSLKTKGGSAIARGSFTVQ; via the coding sequence ATGAGTCCCTTCGTAGCCGCCCGATCCATCCGTTTCGTTCTTGCATTCGTTCTTCTTGCTGTCAGTCCGCTGCTGCACGCGCAGTACACCGAAGTGCACAACTTTGACTGGCACCAGGAAGGAGCCAATCCGATGGGCCCCGCATTGCTCACACAAGGATTGGACGGCAGCCTCTATGGAACGCTGCAAACGCAGCTGTCCCACGATGGCTCGGTCTTCAGCATCGCACCCGACGGAACCGTGCTCGATCTCTACGACTTTCTCGGCAAACCGGATGGGAACACGCCGCAGTCGGGACTGAGTTTCGGATGGGACGGCAACTTCTACGGGGCGACGGAACGAGGCGGCACGTCGGATAAAGGCACAGTTTTCAAGTATCGCGACGGAGTCATGACCATCCTGTACAACTTCACCGATGGCACCGACGGCGCATTCCCCTGGGCTCCACCCATCCAGGCACCAGATGGGAATATTTACGGAGTTACCGACAACGGGACGAATCCGGGCAAAGCGTACAAGATCAATTTGTCCACCGGGGCGTTCTCGGTTATCGCAACGCTACCCTCACAGACAATTGCGCCCCTCATTCTGGGTACGGATGGAAATCTTTATGGGACGACTCCGAATGGTGGCACGTTTAATCAAGGCACAGTGTTCCGGCTGACGACAAAGGGAGTACTGAAGATCGTCCACAGTTTTGGCACCTCTGGAACCGAGGGAAAGAACCCTGCTGGCCCCGTCCTGCAAGCGGCGGACGGAAAGCTCTACGGCACTACAAATTGGGGAGGCGCGAACGGGTTCGGGAGCGTATTCGTGATGTCGGCCACCGGCGGTGGTTACAAGACGCTGCACAGCTTTCAGGCTATCGAGGGCGAGAATCCGCCGGCCGGAATGGTCCAGGGAAGTGACGGGTTCCTGTACAGCGTCGCCACGAGGGGAGGAGCCAACAGCCAAGGCACTCTGTTCAAGATCAATACGCAGGGAACAACCTTTACCGTGCTGCACGACTTTGGCACATCCAGCGGCGACACGCCGATGTCCACACCTGTGTTGCATACCAATGGGATCATCTACGGCACGACGAATCACGGAGGAAGCCAACAGCCGGCCTACGGCGTTCTTTACAGTTATGACGCCAGTCTGAAGCCCTTCATCTCACTCGTCATCATCACGTCGGGTCACGTTGGGGATGCGGCGGGAATCCTGGGACAAGGTTTCTTAAGCGCTACCGGGGTCACGTTTGGAGGCGGGCCGGGGAAGCTCATCCCGATCAACGATACCGCGGCGATCATTTCGCCCCTGGCGGGCGCGATGACTGGCCCAGTCAAAGTCAGCATGCCAACCGGCGACCTGGTAACGCCGCAGACGTTCAAAGTGCTTCCCTCCATCTCGGACTTTAATCCGAAGAGCGGGCCGGTGGGAACTGTGATCACAATTACCGGCATGAGCCTGAAGCAGACCACGAGCGTCACCATTGGCCGTGTGGTTCTGGGGCCGGGCGTTTTCAACGTGGTTTCCGACACGGCGGTGACGGCAACGGTGCCGGCAGGCGTCACCTCACCGGCTAAGGTCTCGTTGAAGACCAAGGGCGGTTCGGCAATTGCCAGGGGAAGTTTCACTGTGCAGTAA
- a CDS encoding abhydrolase domain-containing 18 — MPSRYAQWMYNWETRLTSVDNNRVIRPLDWGVEWTQHWPGRNGGPSSHSPADLLAYFKTFNDHIIENSDAFYSYQKPTDFRLERREVQVFSTRAVPDPKLEEKVRGTYADFLRFTSPVRTPYPENDLANARWFPAEEKKHAGQSRRAVVLLPHWNADALAYNSLCRAFNWMGISVLRLSLPHHDIRRPKEIHRADYAVSANIGRTMDAMRQGVIDVRCCLDWLESQGYNRFGIVGTSLGSCYAFIATAHDPRISVAAFNHASTYVADVVWHGQSTRHVREGLEPAIQLDDLRNVWRAVSPMVYFDKFSRWPRKSLIIYARYDLTFLPELSEAVVDEFARHKLNHKVVVLPCGHYTMGETPFKYMDGWQLGNFLRTAFD, encoded by the coding sequence ATGCCCTCGCGCTACGCCCAATGGATGTATAACTGGGAAACCCGTCTCACCTCGGTCGATAACAACCGCGTGATCCGCCCCTTGGACTGGGGCGTCGAATGGACCCAGCACTGGCCCGGCCGCAATGGAGGCCCCTCCAGCCACTCGCCCGCCGACCTGCTCGCCTATTTCAAAACTTTCAACGACCACATCATCGAGAACAGCGACGCCTTCTACTCCTACCAGAAGCCAACCGACTTCCGTCTCGAGCGCCGTGAAGTCCAGGTCTTCAGCACTCGCGCCGTTCCCGACCCAAAGTTAGAAGAGAAAGTTCGTGGCACGTACGCCGACTTCCTCCGCTTCACTTCGCCCGTACGAACTCCCTATCCCGAGAACGATCTAGCCAACGCCCGCTGGTTTCCCGCTGAAGAAAAAAAACATGCAGGACAATCCCGCCGCGCCGTAGTCCTTCTCCCGCACTGGAACGCCGACGCCCTCGCCTATAACTCCCTGTGCCGCGCCTTCAACTGGATGGGCATCTCCGTCCTGCGTCTAAGCCTGCCGCATCACGACATTCGCCGTCCCAAAGAAATTCATCGCGCCGACTACGCCGTCTCCGCCAACATTGGCCGCACCATGGACGCCATGCGCCAGGGCGTCATCGACGTCCGCTGTTGTCTCGACTGGCTCGAATCGCAAGGCTACAACCGCTTCGGCATCGTCGGTACCAGCCTCGGATCCTGTTACGCCTTCATTGCCACCGCCCACGATCCGCGCATCAGCGTTGCCGCCTTCAATCACGCTTCTACTTATGTCGCCGACGTAGTCTGGCACGGACAATCCACCCGCCACGTTCGCGAGGGATTGGAGCCCGCGATTCAACTCGACGATCTTCGCAACGTATGGCGTGCCGTCAGCCCGATGGTCTACTTCGACAAATTTTCCCGATGGCCCCGCAAATCGCTGATCATCTATGCGCGCTACGATCTGACCTTCTTACCCGAGTTATCCGAAGCCGTCGTCGACGAATTCGCCCGCCACAAACTCAACCACAAAGTAGTCGTCCTCCCCTGCGGCCACTACACCATGGGAGAAACTCCCTTCAAATACATGGACGGCTGGCAACTAGGAAACTTCCTGAGAACCGCCTTCGACTAA
- a CDS encoding PAS domain S-box protein has protein sequence MSTFKQQAPQSMPASVNCWMTEVGGASTTKLNRTLRDERAVDLQRAEHDLLESEGRYRTLFDLAPVAVYSCDVSGVIRDYNNRAAELWGRKPERGDTDERFCGSFKMYRPDGSFMPHEQCPMGDVLSGKIPWMHDAEVHIERPDGSRIVVIVNIAPLTDDQGEIRGAINCFYNVTERKRAEEALRESVTERQRAEEALRKSESELRLANGELESAVQSRTAMLRHLSVQLMRLQDEERRRIARNLHDSLGQYLVSIKMNLDSLSGSAAPSQTEALADALESVERSIVETRTLSCLLHPPLLDEVGFASAARWFTDEFAKRSGIEVRLALPDGMDRLPELTEIALFRILQESLTNVHRHSGSSSVEIGLTITENQALLRVQDFGQGMPARLMQSSDLHITNVGVGLSGMRERVADLGGSFNIESDSHGTTIIVAFLLAGGWPGQPEGAGAKLLANLG, from the coding sequence ATGAGCACATTCAAGCAGCAAGCTCCACAATCGATGCCCGCTTCCGTGAACTGCTGGATGACCGAGGTAGGCGGAGCCTCAACTACGAAGCTCAATCGAACGCTCCGAGATGAAAGGGCTGTCGATCTCCAGCGGGCCGAACACGATCTGCTCGAAAGTGAAGGGCGCTATCGTACCTTGTTCGATTTGGCCCCCGTCGCCGTCTATTCCTGTGATGTTTCCGGCGTAATCCGGGATTACAACAATCGCGCAGCGGAACTGTGGGGCCGCAAGCCGGAACGCGGTGATACCGACGAGCGGTTTTGCGGCTCGTTCAAGATGTACCGCCCAGACGGTAGTTTCATGCCGCACGAGCAATGCCCTATGGGGGACGTGTTGAGTGGCAAGATACCGTGGATGCATGATGCGGAAGTACATATTGAACGGCCCGATGGCTCACGCATTGTCGTCATTGTGAATATCGCTCCGCTCACGGATGACCAAGGAGAAATCCGGGGCGCGATCAACTGTTTCTACAATGTCACTGAGCGCAAGCGGGCGGAGGAAGCCTTGCGGGAAAGCGTAACGGAACGCCAACGGGCGGAAGAAGCGCTCCGGAAAAGCGAAAGTGAGTTGCGCCTTGCAAACGGAGAACTTGAGTCTGCGGTCCAGAGTCGCACCGCCATGCTCAGGCACCTCTCGGTCCAGCTTATGCGTTTGCAGGATGAAGAGCGCAGGAGAATTGCTCGCAATCTTCACGACAGTTTGGGGCAGTATTTGGTCAGCATAAAAATGAATTTGGACTCCCTGAGTGGTTCCGCTGCACCGAGCCAAACCGAAGCATTGGCAGACGCTTTGGAATCGGTCGAACGCAGCATCGTCGAAACCCGTACTCTTTCTTGCCTCTTACATCCTCCCCTGTTGGATGAGGTTGGGTTTGCTTCCGCAGCCCGCTGGTTCACGGATGAATTCGCAAAACGAAGCGGGATTGAAGTCAGGCTGGCCTTACCCGACGGTATGGATCGACTCCCCGAATTAACAGAAATCGCACTCTTCCGCATCTTGCAAGAGAGTCTCACGAATGTCCACCGACATTCCGGCAGTTCTTCAGTGGAGATCGGCCTGACCATCACAGAAAACCAGGCACTGCTAAGGGTGCAAGATTTCGGACAGGGCATGCCCGCGAGGTTGATGCAAAGTTCTGACCTACATATCACCAATGTGGGAGTCGGTCTTAGCGGGATGCGCGAGCGTGTTGCCGATCTGGGCGGGAGTTTTAATATTGAATCCGATTCACACGGAACGACAATAATCGTCGCTTTCCTGCTGGCTGGCGGGTGGCCCGGGCAACCCGAGGGTGCGGGCGCCAAGTTGCTCGCGAATCTAGGGTAA
- the alr gene encoding alanine racemase: MNAPRRDRSPTTTSPNWAEVSLDALRHNYRAVGKHVGENVRICAVVKADAYGHGSARCAQALESEGAPWFGVTGTEEAMALRQAGIKARLLLMTGIWKGEEDEVVANQLTPIVWEKWHIDRLEAAASRKQTTLPVHLKIDTGMTRLGVCPEALPAIIAALASSPHLKLEGVSTHFATVRDPEKTRKQTALFEGALAILAANKLQPALIHMANSAATLARSETWKTLIRPGIALYGYSKIRTAGTKPVDVATPLHPVLAWKTRLIALKDVAPGQAIGYGGTFVTQQRSRIAILPVGYADGFHRLLSNRGRVIVRGEFAPVVGSVSMDLTTVDVTSIPGIDIGDEVILMGESNNKIIDAGEHARICETIPYEILCSISKRVPRIYL, translated from the coding sequence TCGGCAAGCATGTCGGGGAGAATGTCCGCATCTGCGCCGTCGTCAAGGCCGACGCCTACGGACACGGCTCCGCCCGCTGCGCCCAGGCTCTCGAATCCGAAGGCGCGCCCTGGTTCGGAGTCACCGGCACCGAAGAAGCCATGGCTCTCCGCCAGGCCGGAATCAAGGCCCGCCTTCTCTTGATGACCGGCATCTGGAAAGGCGAAGAAGACGAAGTTGTCGCCAACCAGCTCACGCCGATCGTCTGGGAAAAATGGCACATCGATCGGCTCGAAGCCGCCGCCTCAAGAAAACAGACCACACTCCCCGTCCATCTCAAGATCGATACCGGGATGACCCGCCTCGGCGTATGCCCTGAAGCGTTGCCCGCGATCATTGCCGCGCTCGCTTCCAGCCCTCATCTCAAACTCGAAGGCGTGAGCACGCACTTCGCAACCGTCCGCGATCCCGAGAAGACGCGTAAACAAACCGCGCTCTTCGAAGGCGCTCTCGCCATTCTCGCCGCAAACAAATTGCAGCCCGCACTCATCCACATGGCGAACTCCGCCGCGACGCTCGCCCGTTCCGAAACCTGGAAGACCTTGATCCGTCCCGGCATCGCCCTCTACGGATACTCCAAAATTCGCACCGCCGGCACCAAACCTGTCGACGTCGCGACGCCGCTTCATCCCGTACTTGCCTGGAAGACCCGCCTGATCGCTCTGAAAGACGTTGCTCCCGGACAAGCCATCGGCTACGGCGGCACATTCGTCACCCAGCAGCGCAGCCGCATCGCGATCCTGCCCGTGGGCTACGCCGACGGCTTTCACCGCCTCCTCTCCAATCGCGGACGCGTCATCGTTCGCGGTGAATTCGCTCCCGTCGTCGGAAGCGTCTCCATGGACCTCACCACCGTTGACGTCACCAGCATTCCCGGCATCGATATCGGCGACGAAGTGATCCTGATGGGAGAAAGCAATAACAAAATCATCGATGCCGGAGAACACGCCCGCATCTGCGAAACCATCCCCTACGAAATCCTCTGCAGCATCTCCAAACGAGTCCCCAGAATCTACCTGTAG
- a CDS encoding epoxide hydrolase — MAVEPFRIQVADDVLNDLRGRLRQTRWPDQVPGIDWKQGTELNWLRRLVSYWADEFDWRSWERRLNALNHFTWEGIHFVHQRATSGSGVPLILTHGWPGSFLDYVPMLPMLEHFDVVVPSLPGYGFSPRPPKVGINYRYVADRLHRLMSELGYSRYAASGYDFGAGVTTILAFDHPQSVVGIHLTTLESDLAPVVDDKDLSDAERSYLAVNRAWDVTERGYSAIQSTKPQTVGYGLNDSPAGLAAYLGEKWHSWSDVTPADDFLCATFTLYWITQSITSSMRDYWDNRWHPVDPAYISTPTAFGLFAHQKVPEGDLPRSYLERLYNIQRWTVFPRGGHFAHAEEPAAVAADLTTFFRTLS; from the coding sequence ATTGCAGTGGAACCATTTCGAATTCAAGTCGCGGATGACGTGCTCAATGATTTGCGGGGACGGTTGCGCCAAACAAGATGGCCCGACCAGGTACCCGGCATCGACTGGAAACAAGGCACCGAGTTGAACTGGCTGCGACGCCTCGTGTCCTACTGGGCCGACGAGTTCGACTGGCGTAGCTGGGAGCGAAGGCTCAACGCGCTGAACCACTTCACCTGGGAGGGCATCCACTTTGTGCACCAGCGTGCGACATCCGGTAGTGGTGTGCCGCTCATTCTCACGCACGGCTGGCCCGGCAGTTTCCTCGATTACGTGCCGATGCTGCCGATGCTCGAACACTTCGACGTGGTCGTACCCTCCCTGCCCGGTTATGGTTTTTCGCCGCGTCCACCCAAAGTCGGCATCAACTATCGGTACGTCGCGGATCGCTTGCACCGGCTCATGTCTGAGCTTGGGTATTCGCGTTACGCCGCGAGCGGTTATGACTTTGGCGCCGGAGTAACGACGATCCTTGCGTTCGACCATCCCCAGTCGGTGGTCGGGATCCATCTCACCACACTGGAATCGGATCTCGCCCCCGTGGTGGACGACAAGGATCTATCCGATGCTGAGCGTTCGTACCTCGCGGTGAATCGGGCCTGGGATGTGACGGAGCGCGGATACAGCGCGATCCAGTCCACCAAGCCGCAGACGGTTGGCTATGGACTCAACGACTCCCCGGCAGGGCTCGCGGCGTATCTCGGCGAGAAGTGGCACTCGTGGAGCGACGTTACCCCGGCCGACGACTTCCTCTGCGCCACGTTCACTCTGTACTGGATCACCCAGAGCATCACTTCGTCGATGCGCGACTATTGGGACAATCGCTGGCACCCGGTCGATCCCGCTTACATCAGCACGCCCACCGCGTTTGGTCTGTTCGCGCACCAGAAAGTTCCCGAGGGTGACCTGCCTCGCTCGTATTTGGAACGCCTATACAACATCCAGCGCTGGACCGTCTTTCCGCGCGGCGGCCACTTCGCCCACGCTGAGGAACCAGCAGCAGTAGCAGCAGACCTGACCACCTTCTTCCGTACCCTAAGCTGA